The proteins below come from a single Ictalurus furcatus strain D&B chromosome 27, Billie_1.0, whole genome shotgun sequence genomic window:
- the igf2a gene encoding insulin-like growth factor 2a, producing MEEQKVSADHSVCRSCRRAERHTTMMTSSCRLLLFTVALSLYSSQVSAETLCGGELVDTLQFVCGDRGFYFSRPYRSNGRRPHRGIVEECCFRSCDLHLLEQYCAKPAKSERDITATTLQVVPVLQTLHKDSTRKPLNVRFSRYELWQRTAAQRLRRGIPPILRSRKFKRLAEKSQDQEQTQIHRPLMTVSNRGPQIPHASRASLSISEAKTAEI from the exons ATGGAGGAGCAGAAAGTCAGCGCAGATCATTCAGTGTGCAGATCTTGCAGAAGAGCCGAGAGACACACAACAATG atGACTTCTTCCTGTAGACTTTTGCTTTTCACTGTGGCTTTGTCACTGTATTCATCTCAAGTCTCGGCAGAGACGCTCTGTGGTGGGGAGCTAGTGGACACTCTGCAGTTCGTGTGTGGCGACAGAGGCTTTTACTTCA GTCGGCCATACAGATCAAACGGTCGCCGTCCTCACCGAGGTATAGTGGAGGAATGCTGTTTTCGGAGCTGTGATTTGCATCTCCTCGAGCAGTATTGTGCAAAACCTGCAAAGTCTGAGAGAGACATCACTGCCACTACGCTGCAGGTCGTCCCAGTGTTACAGACTCTTCACAAG GATAGCACAAGGAAGCCTCTTAACGTGAGGTTTTCCAGATATGAGCTGTGGCAACGGACAGCTGCTCAAAGGCTGAGGAGAGGAATCCCTCCCATCCTCCGCTCCAGAAAGTTTAAGAGGCTTGCAGAGAAAAGCCAAGACCAGGAGCAGACCCAAATTCACCGGCCCCTGATGACTGTGTCCAACAGAGGCCCTCAAATCCCACACGCCTCCAGAGCCTCGCTGTCCATAAGTGAAGCAAAAACTGCTGAGATTTAA